A part of Thermotoga sp. KOL6 genomic DNA contains:
- a CDS encoding transglycosylase domain-containing protein, translated as MKKFILSFLIAFAFTFSVFWSLYFLFTKDLPPPEKRLIPTLRVYYNDGTPLFISRNMWIDLSHVPETFIEMLLTSEDEDFYEHPGFDLKGFLRAIIVDIKTMSFSQGGSTLTQQLARSLYLSMDKSVIRKLKEIFIALWLERIRTKDEILEMYINSVYMGNGIYGFQTAAHYYFGKDLSELSVSEMAILVALIKSPENFNPLKNPDLSKKRAKVVLDRMLSEGKIGKTEYKRYVSELEKLEFHPCQITVDEELFWRIVREAQNIGFSLDELRHGYKVFLTLDRELQELVFRNIQDVKTAFVGIKTKTGEIVAFRGVGIQYGTGWRQVGSAIKPLYYYYALLKGVNPTDLLLDLPIKIDDWKPENFEKDYRGIVSFKEALVDSRNIPSVLLYSHIQPENVKTFIIENLKLRSRYPDDLTASLGTVETSPEELVKVFAAIFNGGIVLEPYMIDRIEDRNSRVVYSGSPKVVSTVPAFVRTPQEASGIMKWIMKEVVERGTGVRARISGKIIAGKTGTAENNAWFIGGDDEYILALVKDGKELLGGRDCAPVWKNIVMNWGKFKGVLTFEEGKEVDQKLIIDENTIKYIDYEELVKLLNDRKISSEKIVKVLKVMSYKYQIELLSNMNAVDPIVSLEIWKRFLREGG; from the coding sequence ATGAAGAAATTCATTTTATCTTTCTTGATCGCATTCGCTTTTACTTTTTCTGTTTTCTGGAGTCTTTACTTTCTCTTCACCAAAGATCTTCCTCCACCTGAAAAAAGGCTCATTCCAACTCTCAGGGTGTACTACAACGACGGAACGCCTCTCTTTATATCCAGAAACATGTGGATAGATCTCTCGCACGTGCCAGAAACGTTCATAGAGATGCTCCTCACCTCTGAGGACGAGGACTTTTACGAACATCCAGGCTTCGATTTGAAAGGATTCTTAAGGGCAATAATAGTCGACATAAAGACGATGAGTTTCTCACAGGGCGGAAGTACTCTGACTCAACAGCTCGCCAGATCTCTCTATCTCTCTATGGACAAATCCGTAATAAGAAAGTTGAAAGAAATATTCATAGCGTTGTGGCTCGAACGCATAAGAACAAAAGATGAAATCCTTGAGATGTACATAAACTCTGTTTACATGGGAAATGGAATATACGGGTTCCAAACGGCAGCTCATTACTACTTTGGAAAAGATCTCTCAGAACTCTCGGTTTCAGAAATGGCCATCTTGGTAGCTCTGATAAAATCTCCAGAAAATTTCAATCCTCTGAAAAATCCGGATCTTTCGAAAAAAAGGGCTAAAGTGGTCCTGGACAGAATGTTATCAGAAGGCAAAATTGGTAAAACAGAATACAAACGATACGTTTCAGAACTGGAAAAGCTGGAGTTTCATCCGTGTCAGATCACGGTAGATGAAGAGCTTTTCTGGAGGATTGTTAGAGAAGCGCAAAATATAGGTTTTTCGTTGGATGAACTCAGACACGGATACAAGGTTTTCCTCACACTCGATAGAGAACTTCAGGAACTGGTTTTCAGAAATATCCAAGATGTAAAGACTGCTTTTGTTGGAATAAAGACAAAAACGGGCGAGATAGTGGCATTCCGTGGTGTTGGAATCCAGTATGGAACAGGTTGGAGACAAGTGGGATCCGCTATAAAACCCCTGTACTACTACTACGCCCTGTTAAAAGGAGTAAATCCTACAGATCTTCTCTTGGATCTTCCTATAAAAATTGACGATTGGAAACCGGAAAACTTCGAAAAAGATTATAGAGGGATAGTGAGTTTTAAAGAAGCTTTGGTGGATTCTCGTAATATTCCCTCGGTTCTTCTCTATTCTCACATACAGCCCGAGAACGTTAAAACTTTCATTATAGAGAATCTGAAGTTGAGATCCAGATATCCGGACGATCTAACTGCTTCTCTTGGAACGGTTGAGACCTCTCCTGAAGAACTGGTGAAAGTATTCGCTGCAATTTTTAATGGTGGAATAGTTTTGGAACCCTATATGATTGATAGAATAGAAGATAGGAACAGCAGAGTTGTTTACTCGGGTTCTCCAAAGGTAGTCTCCACGGTTCCTGCCTTTGTACGAACTCCTCAAGAAGCGAGTGGTATTATGAAGTGGATCATGAAGGAAGTAGTAGAAAGAGGAACTGGTGTTCGAGCTAGAATTTCTGGAAAGATCATTGCCGGAAAAACTGGAACAGCCGAAAACAACGCGTGGTTCATAGGAGGGGATGATGAATACATTTTGGCCTTGGTGAAGGATGGTAAAGAGCTTTTGGGTGGAAGAGATTGCGCCCCCGTTTGGAAAAATATCGTGATGAATTGGGGAAAATTCAAAGGTGTTCTCACGTTCGAAGAAGGAAAAGAGGTTGATCAAAAGCTTATTATCGACGAAAATACAATAAAATACATCGATTATGAGGAACTTGTGAAACTTCTGAACGATAGAAAAATCAGTTCAGAAAAAATTGTGAAAGTTTTGAAAGTTATGAGTTATAAGTATCAAATAGAACTTCTTTCTAACATGAATGCGGTGGATCCGATCGTTTCTTTGGAGATATGGAAAAGATTTCTGAGAGAAGGAGGATGA
- a CDS encoding pyruvate kinase alpha/beta domain-containing protein, translating into MILFKKPGEKNTRETLEIAVKKAATLPSKKILVASTTGRSAKIALDIAPDDLKIVTITHHTGFEEPDIQEFDEGIKKLLEERGHRVLTATHALSAGERCLRKKFGGIYPLEIIANTLRMFSEGVKVAVEISLMAADAGLVKTAELIVACGGTGSGLDSAVVIKPANSSNLFDLRIVEILCMPQNF; encoded by the coding sequence GTGATATTGTTCAAAAAACCGGGAGAAAAGAACACCAGAGAGACTTTAGAAATCGCTGTCAAAAAGGCTGCGACTCTTCCTTCGAAAAAGATATTAGTAGCTTCTACTACAGGACGCAGTGCAAAAATAGCTCTTGACATAGCACCAGATGACCTGAAGATAGTTACTATCACACATCATACAGGATTTGAAGAACCAGACATTCAGGAATTCGACGAAGGTATAAAGAAGCTGTTAGAAGAAAGGGGACACAGAGTATTGACAGCTACTCACGCCCTTTCCGCAGGAGAAAGGTGTTTGAGGAAAAAATTCGGAGGAATTTATCCTCTCGAGATCATCGCAAACACCCTAAGAATGTTCAGCGAAGGAGTGAAAGTGGCCGTCGAGATTTCTTTGATGGCTGCAGACGCCGGTCTTGTGAAAACAGCAGAACTGATAGTGGCATGTGGTGGAACAGGAAGTGGTCTCGATTCTGCCGTGGTCATTAAACCTGCAAACTCTTCTAATCTTTTCGATCTTAGGATTGTAGAGATTCTTTGTATGCCCCAGAACTTTTGA